In one Zymobacter palmae genomic region, the following are encoded:
- a CDS encoding alpha/beta fold hydrolase has protein sequence MPTVTTEKGITLGYETLGNSQPSCDIVMVTGLGIQLTRWPKPLRQKLADKGYRVTCFDNRDSGLSTHFPNIVQPRQGVLADAHGTAPKDYQAPYTLYDMAEDTVGLLDALGIGQAHLVGYSMGSTIAQLTAYLYPEHISTVTSVMTSSMNPALPPSAPGLAEIMARHTPDPVTERALYLDYKMTLNRGLAGHGCPFDEEFHWGIVQDELERGYMRGSARRQFAAFASMGDFRSWQSSIHCPTLVMHGTCDPLWPIACARDVADTIPGAIFKPLNGMGHDVPSVFYDEIIDEIDHFVSRYKV, from the coding sequence ATGCCGACAGTAACTACGGAAAAAGGCATAACGCTGGGGTATGAAACGCTCGGGAATTCACAGCCATCATGCGATATTGTGATGGTCACGGGGCTTGGCATACAACTGACCCGCTGGCCAAAACCGCTGCGCCAGAAACTGGCAGATAAAGGCTATCGCGTCACCTGCTTTGATAACCGTGACAGCGGGCTATCCACGCACTTCCCCAACATCGTGCAGCCAAGGCAAGGCGTACTGGCCGATGCACATGGCACGGCACCGAAAGACTATCAAGCGCCTTATACACTTTATGATATGGCGGAAGATACAGTTGGCCTACTAGACGCACTGGGCATCGGTCAGGCTCATCTTGTCGGCTATTCAATGGGAAGCACCATTGCACAGCTGACAGCGTATCTTTACCCCGAGCATATCAGCACGGTCACTTCGGTCATGACCAGCAGCATGAACCCGGCATTGCCCCCTTCCGCCCCCGGACTAGCGGAGATCATGGCGCGCCATACCCCGGATCCGGTGACGGAAAGAGCGTTATATCTTGACTATAAGATGACACTGAATAGGGGGCTTGCAGGGCATGGATGCCCTTTCGATGAAGAGTTTCACTGGGGTATCGTGCAGGATGAGCTGGAGAGAGGCTATATGAGAGGCAGTGCACGCCGGCAGTTTGCAGCCTTCGCCTCAATGGGCGATTTCAGATCATGGCAGTCTTCCATACACTGTCCCACCTTAGTTATGCATGGCACATGCGATCCGCTGTGGCCCATCGCCTGCGCTCGGGACGTCGCCGATACGATTCCTGGCGCAATATTCAAGCCCCTCAACGGTATGGGACACGATGTGCCTTCTGTCTTCTACGACGAAATCATTGATGAAATAGATCACTTCGTAAGCCGTTACAAAGTGTAA